The Spirulina subsalsa PCC 9445 region ACTCTTGCTCGGGCCGTGCCAAATCTACAAACGCCTCTAAAGGTTGAGACAGCCATAACGAACGTTCTGGGGGAGTGACTTGTTCCTGTAACCACACCTCCAAGGTCGAAACCGGGAGATCCATGGTTTTCAGATCCACTTTAGCAAAAGCATGAGCTTCCTGATAGGAAATCCGACCATCTCGATCATAATCTGCTGATGCCACAGCTTCCCCGAGGCGATTTTTTCCACTTAATCCCGCGAAGAAACTGGAACTATAATCCACATAGTCCGCCTCATTCACCTCTGGACTACACCCCACGGAGGGACGAGTGCGCACCGTAGCGAAAAACCCACAACGGTTATGGGGTGCGATCGCCGCCGTAGAATCTCCCCCCTCATAAATCAAATCGGCAAAAGATCCGGCGAAACATTGCGCCATCATCGTCACTACAGGCATTTCTGGCGGCAATTGATCCAACTGTTGCGCCAAATCTTGCACCGAAACCCTTGTATCGTCCCAGAAAATCAACTCATTGGGTAAACCGTGACCCGTAAAGTAAAAAAAGAGTGGCTGATTGAATGGCCGTCGTCCCGCGTCCTGTAACCACCGTTTCAGATTCTCTGGAGTCGAAGCACCCCGCACCCCAGGAATTTCCGGCGGTTTAAACAAACTCTGTCCTCGTCCATTCACAAAACGCACCGTTGCTTCCCGACTATTCCCACTGGCAAAAAACACATCGGCTTTTTGGGGATTAAAGCCAAAATGGGCAAGGAGACGCTGAAAATACAAGACATTCTTTTCTAAGGCAATCTCCGTATTATCTCTTGTCCCTCCCCCAGCCATCACTAAAAAATGAGTCGGTTGCGCTGACGAAGATTGACAAAACGAATCCAGTTTAGTCCAGAGGGGATCACTCTCCAGCAGAGGACTCCCTCCCAACAGTAACCCCAAGACACTCCCCACTACGGACTGAAGTACTGAAACCATACACCACTTAAAAATAAACATTACAGAAAGGCTACACCCTATAAGCTATCATGCTTTTGAATGAGGGGAGGAGGAAGAAAACCCTAAATATTCAATAGAACCCTGTTGAACGTGAGCAAATTTCTGGCAAAACATCATGAATTACTGGCTTGTTAAATCTGAACCCCTAACCTACAGTATTGACCAGTTTAAACAAGATAAAACCACCCTCTGGGATGGTGTGCGAAACTATCAAGCGCGCAACTTTTTACAAGCTATGACCTTGGGGGATCTGGCTTTTTTTTACCATTCTAATACTAAAATTCCCGGTATTGTTGGCCTAGGAAAAGTGACGCAAACCCAAGTCATTGACCCCACTCAATTTAATCCCCAAAGTCCCTATTTTGACCCTAAATCAAGTCCCGACTCTCCTCGGTGGTTTACGGTTGAGTTGATCTATCTTAAAACTTTTGTTCAGGTCATTTCTTTAGCTCACTTAAAAGCACAATTTGAGGGGGAAGATTTTGCCTTAGTGAAAAAAGGAAATCGTTTATCCGTGATGCCTGTACCGGAAAAGATTGCTGAGAAAATTCTACAGTGGGGAGAAAAGTAAACAGTAAGAGATGGGGAATAAGGGGGGAATTGACAATGATTGTTACCTCTTCCCTCTTCCCGATTCCCTGAACGGGTGCTTAACTTGTCACCCGTGCTTAATACCGAATGGGAATTTCAATCATAAAGGTTGTTCCCTGACCCATTTTGGATTCACAGGTTATTGTTCCATTATGATTTTGGGTAATGATTTCTTGACTCATGGATAAGCCTAAACCTGTTCCTTGATCTGAGGCTTTGGTGGTAAAAAAAGGCTGAAAGATTTGGGGTAAAATATCCTCGGGAATGCCATCTCCGGTATCACTAAAGGTAATTTTAATCTGGTTGGACTCGGTTTTTTCGGTGGTGATGGTGATGGTAGGTTTCCGACCACTTTGACCTAAGCGGACGGTGGTTAAGGCATCAATGGAGTTACTAAAGAGGTTCATAAAAACCTGATTTAGTTTTCCGGGGTAGCCTTGAGTGATGGGAATATCGCCGTAGTTTTTAACAATTTGAATTTCAAGTTCTGCTCCTTTAGCTTTGAGTTGATTATGGAGAATCACTTCCAAACTGTCTACGATTTCGTGGATATTCACGTCTTTTATGTCGGATTCATCGGCCCGGGCAAAGTTGGTTAAGGATAAGAGCATAGACTGCATTCGACTTGCTCCGGTTTGCATGGAGTTCAGAACTTTGGGCAGGTCTTCTAACAAAAATTCAAGGTCGTATTCTTCAATTAAATCTTCAACATCGGCGGCAGGTTCAGGGTAGTTATCTTGATAAGCGTTAACAATTTCTACCAGTTGTTCTAGGTATTCTTTGGCATAAACTAGATTACCGGAAATGAAGTTTACGGAGTTGTTAATCTCATGGGTGACTCCTCCGACTAAATGCCCTAACATGGACATTTTTTCACTCTGCATGAGTTGGTTTTGAGTGCGTTGTAAAAGGTCTGGGTCTGAGTGGGAGGGGGTGCTAGAGGATGGGCTACGGGTGAGGGCGATCGCACTTTGTTGGGTAATCAGTCTCAAAAGTTCGCTCTCTGTGCCTTCTATCCCCTCGCTGTTGGCGAGTTCTACATATAAAACCCCTAGGGGGGTGTTTTGGCGGTTCAAGGGCGCACAATAGATACTAGCCCCCTCTGAGGGGATGCTGGCTTGTTGACTGGTCCAGACTTGTTCAATCAAGGGAGTGGGAAGATCGGGACAGTCGGTTAGGGGCAGGGGGGCGGCATCATAACAGGTAATTGGTGGGGTGGTGGCGGCCTGGGCAATAGCCATCACCTGCAAACTCCCTCCTACTTCCCAGACTAATCCGGCTTTTTGACTCCCCACCTCGTCTAACAAAACCCCCATTACAGCCCGCAGAATGTCCCCCAGTTGGCTGGGATGAAAGAGGGTTTCAGTAATTTTTACGGTCTGGTCTAATTTCAACATAAGAAGTTACTTGACAATTTCGCCAAAATCTGCTAGCACACGGGCATGGTTGCGCAGGAGTCCCAATAAGTTTAAACGATTGGCTTGCACTTCGGGGTTTTTGGCCATCACTAAGACGCTATCTTCCCCGTCAAAAAAGCGGCTGACGGTGGGGGTAAATTCCGCTAAACTGTCCACAAGGCGCTGATAATTGCGTTGGGCTTGGGCGGCTTGAGTTTGGGGGACTAATTGCATTAATCCCTCATAAAAGGCTTGTTCTGAGGACTGTTCAAACAAGTCTGGACGCACTACGGCGGCGGGATCAAGTTCTTGGGTGTTTAGGCTACCTTTGGCGGCTAAACGGGCTGAACGGTTGATGGTTTCGTAGATTTTAGCCAGTTCTTGAGTTTGGCGGATCTGTTGTAGGAATAAGGCGCGATCGCGCAAGTCCAAAATATCCCCTAATGCCCGTTCTGTATATTCCCCATCGTTATTCCCCAGTACCGCATTCACCAAATCATAATCTACTTGGTACTCTTCCTGTAACAACGTCCGTAGACGTTGAATAAAGAAATCTTGTAACAAGTTAAGGGGAGATTCTCGTTCAGGATTCCCACTGACAAAAGCCTCAGAAAACTGTTCAAGTAAGTTCCCTAAATTCAGGCTTAAATTCCCCGCCCAGGCAATATTTAAAATACCATTAGCCGCCCGTCGTAGGGCGAAAGGATCGGATGATCCCGTGGGAATCATGCCCAAACCAAAAATTGACACGAGACTATCTAAACGATCGGCAATTCCCACCACTTGCCCGGTTAAAGATTGAGGCAAACTATCCCCCGCCCCTCGGGGTAAGTAATGCTCAAAAATTGCCTCAGCCACTTCGGGATCTTCCCCAGACTTCAGCGCATATTTTTGTCCCATGATGCCCTGTAATTCTGGGAATTCATAAACCATCTGAGAGACTAAATCCACTTTACACAACAGCGCCGCTCGTTCGACTTTTTCCCACTGTTCTGGGCTTAACTGTAACTGTTGAGAGAGTTCCTCGGCTACCTCAATAATTCGATCCACTTTATCCCGAATTGAGCCTAAATCTTCTTGAAATGTCACCGTTTCTAAACCCGGAAGATAAGCCTCTAAGGGTTCATCAGAGTCTGAATCATAGAAAAACTTAGCATCGGCTAAACGAGCGCGAATCACTCGCCCATTGCCTGTCGCGATAATTTCCGCCTTGGTTGGATCACCATTAGAAATTGTGATAAAATAGGGCAATAGGGGACTTTTATCTTCGGCTTCTGCTTTAACGGGAAAATAGCGCTGGTGTGTCACCATGACCATTTTAATCACTTCTGTTGGTAGTTCTAAAAACTCGGAATCGAATTTTCCAACAACGGCATGGGGAAATTCTACTAAGTTAGTAACCTCGCTTAAAAGTTCATCGGGAATTTCGGCATAGCCTTGAACAGAAGCGGCGGCTTTTTGAACTTGTTCTTTGATGTGGTTTTGACGAGTTTGGGGGTTAACTTCTATACCTGCTTGCTGTAAACAGGATACATATTGAGCCGCTTCAGGAATAGCAATAGAATCCGGATGTAATACCCGATGACCTCTAGAGAAGCGATTACTTTTTAGCTGTTCTGAACCGTTGATGATTTCGAGGGGGAGAATGTCTTGATCCCATAGAGTTACTAACCAGCGAATGGGACGGGGAAAGCGTAAATCTCCATCACCCCAACGCATAAAACGACGGCCTTCTAAACGATTAATCCACTGGGGAACTAATGCAGTCAAAATCTCTGTTGTGGGTTGTCCGGGGATGTTTTTTTGCAGAAAGACAAATTCTCCTTTATCGGTTGCGCGTAATTCAAGAGAATCTACCTCTACCCCTTGTTTTTTAGCAAAACCGACGGCCGCTGGGGTGGGTTTTCCCTCTTTAAAGGCAATTTGTGCAGGGGGGCCTTTTATTTCTTCTTCACGGTTGGGTTGTTGGGGGGGGAGTCCAGTGATGAGAACCGCTAAACGACGGGGTGTTGCGTAA contains the following coding sequences:
- a CDS encoding Caspase domain-containing protein, which produces MVSVLQSVVGSVLGLLLGGSPLLESDPLWTKLDSFCQSSSAQPTHFLVMAGGGTRDNTEIALEKNVLYFQRLLAHFGFNPQKADVFFASGNSREATVRFVNGRGQSLFKPPEIPGVRGASTPENLKRWLQDAGRRPFNQPLFFYFTGHGLPNELIFWDDTRVSVQDLAQQLDQLPPEMPVVTMMAQCFAGSFADLIYEGGDSTAAIAPHNRCGFFATVRTRPSVGCSPEVNEADYVDYSSSFFAGLSGKNRLGEAVASADYDRDGRISYQEAHAFAKVDLKTMDLPVSTLEVWLQEQVTPPERSLWLSQPLEAFVDLARPEQEYVILTIADRFGFDIQRSYRQNLNRLPFTRRVSQVDNAFLERLQMEIFNVAKEQQIRVSPHEEAIAFIDHLLNCENQSWEKGRKD
- the glyS gene encoding glycine--tRNA ligase subunit beta; the encoded protein is MPHFLLEVGTEELPADFMDGAIAQWQSFIPESLTEQYLTPQTVEVYATPRRLAVLITGLPPQQPNREEEIKGPPAQIAFKEGKPTPAAVGFAKKQGVEVDSLELRATDKGEFVFLQKNIPGQPTTEILTALVPQWINRLEGRRFMRWGDGDLRFPRPIRWLVTLWDQDILPLEIINGSEQLKSNRFSRGHRVLHPDSIAIPEAAQYVSCLQQAGIEVNPQTRQNHIKEQVQKAAASVQGYAEIPDELLSEVTNLVEFPHAVVGKFDSEFLELPTEVIKMVMVTHQRYFPVKAEAEDKSPLLPYFITISNGDPTKAEIIATGNGRVIRARLADAKFFYDSDSDEPLEAYLPGLETVTFQEDLGSIRDKVDRIIEVAEELSQQLQLSPEQWEKVERAALLCKVDLVSQMVYEFPELQGIMGQKYALKSGEDPEVAEAIFEHYLPRGAGDSLPQSLTGQVVGIADRLDSLVSIFGLGMIPTGSSDPFALRRAANGILNIAWAGNLSLNLGNLLEQFSEAFVSGNPERESPLNLLQDFFIQRLRTLLQEEYQVDYDLVNAVLGNNDGEYTERALGDILDLRDRALFLQQIRQTQELAKIYETINRSARLAAKGSLNTQELDPAAVVRPDLFEQSSEQAFYEGLMQLVPQTQAAQAQRNYQRLVDSLAEFTPTVSRFFDGEDSVLVMAKNPEVQANRLNLLGLLRNHARVLADFGEIVK
- a CDS encoding EVE domain-containing protein, whose protein sequence is MNYWLVKSEPLTYSIDQFKQDKTTLWDGVRNYQARNFLQAMTLGDLAFFYHSNTKIPGIVGLGKVTQTQVIDPTQFNPQSPYFDPKSSPDSPRWFTVELIYLKTFVQVISLAHLKAQFEGEDFALVKKGNRLSVMPVPEKIAEKILQWGEK
- a CDS encoding ATP-binding protein; amino-acid sequence: MLKLDQTVKITETLFHPSQLGDILRAVMGVLLDEVGSQKAGLVWEVGGSLQVMAIAQAATTPPITCYDAAPLPLTDCPDLPTPLIEQVWTSQQASIPSEGASIYCAPLNRQNTPLGVLYVELANSEGIEGTESELLRLITQQSAIALTRSPSSSTPSHSDPDLLQRTQNQLMQSEKMSMLGHLVGGVTHEINNSVNFISGNLVYAKEYLEQLVEIVNAYQDNYPEPAADVEDLIEEYDLEFLLEDLPKVLNSMQTGASRMQSMLLSLTNFARADESDIKDVNIHEIVDSLEVILHNQLKAKGAELEIQIVKNYGDIPITQGYPGKLNQVFMNLFSNSIDALTTVRLGQSGRKPTITITTEKTESNQIKITFSDTGDGIPEDILPQIFQPFFTTKASDQGTGLGLSMSQEIITQNHNGTITCESKMGQGTTFMIEIPIRY